GACTAGATGCCTGGGAATTTGATCTTCACACCGGGGCGGTGGGAATGGATGAGCCTCCCTGTGGACCCTCCTCTGCTCTGGGGGACGCGGGGAGGTCACGGGCTGTGACCTGGGAGCTGacatctgtccctctccccactgctcaccaCCAACATGGCCAGCTGTCAGGGTCGAACTGCTGCCGGCTGGGTCATGCCTGGTGCCCCTGCTGAGACCCAGGGCATCCTTGCACCAGGGGCACCGCCTCTGAGGGAtgcgggctccctgcctgggagCGCTCACCACCCCGGACGgggctgaagcccagagaggggaggtgggcgggaggtcaCACAGGGTCGGGGTGCCCCGTGGACCCTCACGCCACTCCTAGGGGGCAGGCGGGGCTGGCAGGGAGGTGCCCGCCTGTCCCTCCCCATGTGGCCGGCAGATGGCGCTGTGGGCCCAGGCAGGCCTCCGGCCACTTCATCCCtgcagccctccccaccccgcagccctCCCTGCCCAGAAGGCGTttggggagggggccctgggcaACCTGGGGCTGCTGACCCCACTGCCCACGGGGAGGCGGGTGCTGCGGGCCAGCGCCAGCTCGCTCCCCGCTCGACGCCTCTGCGCAGGGTCCCTCCAGCTCCACCCTTGCGAGGGACCACGCCAGGGGATGCTGCTACTGccccagggcggggtgggggggcacctgccACCAGGCCTCCCTCTACCCGCACCCCCTCCTGCTCCGGGCTGCAGCCAGGTCAGCCCCTGGGGCCTTGAGCGGTGCCTTCCCCTGGAATGCCCTTGACAAAGACTCTCTGCTTGGTCAAGCTCCGGAACCTTCTTCTGGGCCCAGCTGCGCCCTCTTATGACGTCCAGTTTTAGCAAGAAGCCCCCCACCCGAAGGCCCCCCACCTCTGATCAGTGTCCTCATCCCCCCACCACGCTGGACCCTAGAGCGACCCCAGAGCCCTGGTCTCTGCACCTGTTATGATAGCTCCCCTTCCAATAAATCCCTCTCACCCTCTTCAACAAGTGTCATCCTATTGTTTTAACACCcagtccctccccaccacacccctGCTTTCGTAGGGAAACTCTTTGCACTCCCCTATTTGCCctcaggccccccccccccccgtcacctccccacctccccaatgAGGCCACCCCTGCTTTCCCTGGGCTCCCATagcatttattcatatttattcagCGTGAACTCTCCCAGTGCAGGCTCCTGCTGGGCCcccaggggggagggaggggggaagggagggggaggcggggtaGTGACAGCAGGTGCCTCGCAGACAAGTTCCCTCCGGAGGACCGGAGGACCTGGAGGACCGTGCCCCAGGAGACAAGGGGCCCCATCTGACCCCCTGACCTCTCATATTGCTTAAACGCATGGAGTACAACGAGCCTCAGGGGGCTTCGTAAGCAGGGCCGGGATCCCACCCAGGCTGGGGCTCTGGGACCTCTcgctgctgctcccccttctggGCCTTGGGCTCCGTGGCTCTACTTCCGGCCCCAGCACTTCCTACATCAGGGCGGGCGCCACCCCTTCCCTGAGCCTCCTGTGGGCGCGGGTGAGGGCGTCTGCCTGCCTGCAGGCCCCTGCGGTGCAGCCCGTGGCCCCCGGTCAGTTGGGTGCTGGCAGCCCACCCAGGCTCACTCTGCTCCGTCCACGCACACACTCGTCCGCCCCGGGCTCCAGCACCTGTCACTGCTCTGGGCAGCCTTTGCTGACGGCCCTGGCCAGCCTCGTGCGCCTGCCCCGGCCCCCCAGTCCCGGGGGGTCCCCTCTAGCCCTCGTGCTCCATGAAGGTGGACGACGGAGTCCTCCCTGCTGCACCCCAGCACCCAGTAGGCCCCCATGACGAGCCCACCCGGCGAGAGCAGCAGGTGTGCTCCCTTGTGGAGGCTGCcccggcgggggggtgggggtgggagtgggggcgcTCCTTGTGTCTGGCCCCGGGGTCCCCACAGGTGCGTGGCCCAGGACACGCTGTGCTTTCCAGGGTCCACACCGCTTTCTAGATCCCTCTCCGAATCTGtcacagaagaaagcagagaaaggttttctcctccactttctggaaatgaggttttaaaaataactcgGAGGTGGTGGCAGCGCCAGGAGGGGATTATCTGGGGGTTCGGGCTGCGCGGGGCCTCTGCTCCTCGggtctccccgccccccgcctccccctgcgTGGCTCTCTCCACCTGGACACCCTGGGCGGCCTCTCAAGGAGGCAGGCACCTCCCTCCCTAGAGATGGGGAGTCACAGAGGGAAGACACACGGTGGGAGCGCTGCTGAGAGGGGAGGAGGCCTGGGAGGAGATGGTAGCCGAAGGAACGCCTGGGCCTGGGCCGTGACTCCAAGCTGGAGAAGGGGCCTGGCCCCCGTGGTCTCCCCAGGTCCTTGCTGCCCTCCCTTCTCTGGTGAGCTCATCACTCACCGGCCACATGGCCTCCTGGGCGACTTCGTGCTCCTCAAGCACAGTGTCtttcctgccacagggcctttgcatatgcaaAGGGTTTCTCAGACCCTCTTTCTCCCCACTTCACACGACATACTGTCCTTCCTTAACCTCAGCTCGATGTTATTTCTCCCGCGAAGCTGTCTCGGGTCACAGACCAGGACATGGGGTGTTCCCACGGCCCCTTCCCAACTCCCTGACAGCTTCTTTCTCTAGCCTTTATCATGATTGATAGTTGTTTTATTTACTGACTTGTCTTTCATGCCTCCGTGAAGGTAGGGACCGGGGAGCAGGTGACACAGTTTCTGCACCCGCATCACCTGGGCGCTTACTGTTGGTGTTTCAGGGCCGGCCTGTCGTCTTTGAGGGGGCTCCAGGCCGCCGGCTGACGATGGCCCCACACTTAGGCACGGGGAGAAAGGCGCTCTACCGCCGTGACCCCATGCGTCGCCACTGGCCCCGGGCATCGGGGTGGGGTCTGGAGGTGCGGTTGAgcctggccccccccccccgcctcctcccacccccacagcGTGCCCTGGGACTGCTCCTCAGGTGACCTCTTGTCCTCACACCATCTGCCTTCGGGTGCGGTGGGAGGCTGCATCCCCCCGGGGACGCCGACGTTCAAATCCCTGGAATCGGTGATTGTTATCGTGCGCGGCAAAGCAGGACTTTGTGGCTGTGATGAAGTCAGACAGCCtcagatggggagattatcccaGATTTTCTGGGGGGCCCCTCAAGGCAGTCACACGAATcctggaggggcaggaggagctcTGATACACGGAAAGGAGGCCATGCCACTGCACAGGCAGGCAGTGGGGCGACGCGGCCACACACGGGGAGGccagcagccccccgccccctggaAGCTGGGAGACACAAAGCacagattctcccctggagccttcGCGGGGAGCGTGGCCTGCGGACACCTGGGTTCCGACCCCCGGCGACACAGTCGGTGGTGATTGGTCACGGTCGCCCTAGCAAACGAACGCAGGGCGCCAAGACACCCGGGGTCTGTGTGCGTGGTGGGGGCAAGCTGGAAGCCGTCCTGCAGGTGCTGGCACCCGCCCGCTCAGGTGTGGgtgcccctcccagcctccccggcagccaggggcacctggggacaTGGAGCGACAGCATCCATGTGCGCTTCCCTCTCGTGCTCTTGCAAGGACTGCCTGttgcccctctgcccttctgggATGCCCTGCGGCTTGATACCCGAAGGGCACCGCCCGCATGGGGGCACCACCTGCATGGGGGGCGCAGCTGgggggagcccccaccccagggagctgCCCTGGCCACTGCCGCAGACGCTGCAGGAGGGACGAGGCTCCCTGGACTGGGGGCTTTGTTCCCACGGCACCCTGGTCGATCCGGCTCCGCTGAGCGGCCGCGACGTGGTCCTGCCCCCGGAGGCGCCCAGGCATGGTGTGCAGAACACGGATGTTGGTGGCGGTATCATGTGGTCCTGCATTGACCCCATGCTGTGGAAGCCTGAGCCGCCACCCAGCGCCGCCACTGCCCCGACTGAGTGGCTGGAACTTGGGATGATGGAGAACACGCCCCTCACGTGACTTACCGGCACCCCCGTGCCCGTGGGCCTCCGGCTGGAGGTGCCCCTGGCCCATGAGTGCGTGGGGGCCGGTGCTCAGCCTCCATatggggcctggcctggccgggGGCTCAGGAGGTGGGTTGGGCCAAAGGAGGGTGCTGTGCCTCGCGCGGGGGCACTGCTTCTCGGGACCCCGCCATGGCCCTCAGGGCCGGGGCCTCGGGAATGCTCCGCGGGGCCTGTGCTCATGGTGGGGGAGGGCGCTCAGGGTGGAACTGGGGAATCCGGGGGACCCTGTGCCCCTGTCGTTGTGTGCGAGCGTCAATGCACCAGCAAGAGCTCgcagagcagagctggggagggTCCGGCCTTGGTCCCCCCAGCTCAGAGACTGGAGCTTCCCCCTCCCGAGGTCCAGCCGGCGGGGACGGGGGCACTTCTTTGTGTCCGGGGTGCATTTCCACTCCTGTCACATTGTGTCATCCTTCAGCACACTAatgttttaaacaaagattttatttgtgtctttactGGGGGAGCGCACGTGTGCGAGcggggggagagggtggagggagggagactcccaagcagactccctgctgagcgagggGCCTGAACCAGGGTGTGGGGCTCTACCCCACGAGCCtgagatcacggcctgggccgaaatcaggagtcggatgcttagcccacggagccccccaggccccctgggTACCCTGATTCTTCCACGGGAGCCAGGTAGGTGTTTCAGctgttttatagatggggaaactgaggcccagcgaGGTGACGTGGTTTGCACGGCCTGCGATGAGCGTGTCCAGCGTCCTCTCCCGAGCCCCATCCCGGCTCTGCCCCCTCCTCAGCTGCTTTTCTGAGGGCGGTGGGAACCCCTGAGGGGCAGCTCACGGGGGGACAGGGGCTCAGCCCTCCTGCTGGGGCCGACCACGCCAGAGCTCTGGCCCAGACAGGGTGTCAGGCCCGTCAGGGAGACGATGGAGCAGCTGCTTATCCTCACCATGGCAACCGCGGCCTCTCGGGCCTCCTACTCAGGCACCTTCCTAGGCCTGAGGTCTAGGCACCTGACCCCAGGTCTCTAACCAGCCAAGGCACAGCCCCCGGTGACTTCCAGTGGGAGGGCCGGCTGGGCCTCTGAGGTGTatggggcaggcagagagggcttcctggaggaggcagtgtGAGCCGGGGCCTGAACCATGGGTGTGAGTCTGCGCCGTAGAGGAGGTGTGGAGATGCACACACACCAGAGAGCGGCTGAGGGGCCAGGCGTCGGAagacccctcctcctcccctcctcctcctcctcctcctccccctcctcctcccctcctcctccccctcctcctccccctcctcctcccctgggtGCTGGGCTCTGCAGCGCTCAGTGGGTTCGGGTAACAGGCAGCCCTCACCCCTGTCCCGTGCTCCGTGGTGTGCGCCAGAGCTTATTTCTTGCTCAGGAACCAGTCTGAGGCTGGGGGTCGGGGCCTCCGGTCTTCCCCGAGCATGGCCAGTGGAGCCCTGTGCAGGCCACAGTGCTGAGGACCCCCGTAGCAGTCAGCACCCACCGGCACCTGTCACGGGCTCACGTCCCCACTCTCCCGGTGGTGTTGGGTCCCCTTCGAGGGACCCAGAGCCCAGCTGGTCCCTTGAGGCCAGAGGCCTGGTTTGACTACTGGAGTCGCTGAAGATGGGGCTGCAGATCCACCATATCCTCCGACCCTGGGAGTACTCGTGGGGTGCCTGCGGGATGTCGCCCCGTGAGCACAGAGGATGGGGACCGGGGGGAAGAAGAGGCGTGGAGGCCCTTGAACCTGGGTGGGGGCTGGTGCAGAGGGGCCCAGAGGTGTCTGGGTGTCAGGGTGGGGTCAGATGGCTCCTGAGCAGGGCAGGTGAGCTGCAGGGGCGTGGGGGGACGGGGGCCTCCCCCTCCAGGGCCCAGCTCACTTCCAGGTGGGGTCCCTTTAAATGCAAGGTTCTCTCCCCTCAcagaagcccccccccccgccctgtctGTCTCCTGGGCAGCCAGGTAAACAAGCCCCATATGCAGTTTGCTGACATGGCTTCCCCTCTCTCGGACCCCAGCCCTGTAGGtctgccccctgctcctgtgGCCCCTCCAGGTGAGTTCCGCGGTGGAGGCAGGGACGGGGGAGAAGGAGGTATCCTTGCCTCTGGGGCTGCTGTCCTGCCCCCTCTTCCTGGGAGGGGGGAGGTTTGCCAAGTTTGCACCGCAGGACAGGGTTGCGGGGGGGCACTGACCTCACCCCCCAacattcccttcttccctctctcctctcggCCCACTGTCCTGTGGCCCTCCCGGGGGTCCTGCAACCCCTGGgtccctgagccactcaggggttcTCCTCACCCCTCAGGCcccttccagaacattctctgcCCCCCTTTCCCCACTGCCTCCTAAAACCCCAGTGCCGGGTCCCCGGTCCTCAGGCGTACACACCCATCACCCCTCCTGGACAGGGGCAGTCATTCACCCCCTTGAATTTgggaccctggccctgaccctCTCCATCCCTGTGGTCGTGGCCGAGGTGGCTTCTTCCTTCACCCTGGCCCCTCGGTTCCCCAGACTCCCCTGCAGCatcctgtccccctgcccccatcccccaccttcaCCCTGGCCGTGCCCTTGGCCTCATCAGCGCCCCGACTGCAGCCTGGCCCTGACCCCATCCTCTGGAGTCGGGAGTCTCGCCCGAGCTCAGGCCCTCAGAGCAGGACTCCCGTCCTCCTGGGGCGAACCTGCAGCCCAGCGTTTCCAGCACGTTCtgtgttctccctccctccctttccgcTCACCCAGCCCTGCCACGATCATCACACCCGCACACACACCCTCCTTCCCTGGGCCCTCTGTGTTTTATTGTCCCAGCCTGGCAACCCCCCAGCTGCCCGCCCACGCCCCGCCTGCACCCATGCAGCTGAGCGAGCTGGGGATAAACTCAACCGCTAATGCTCTTTAAATTCCTGACTGTGAGCCTGAGGGCCTCGGTCTTCGCCCACTCCCACCGCATCGCTCCCTCTGTCCGGTCTCTCTGGCTCCGAgcccccccaccttccccactCAGCTGCTGGCCTTGCTCCCTCTTTCAAGAAACTAAAGCCATCGGAAGAGGACTCCCggggccccagccccccaggcacctgcccaCCTGCACCTGTGCCCATGGCGGCTCTGTCCACCCAATCCCGGCTCTCAGCAggccagggagagggggaggcgcTCCTGCCTACTcaggccacccccaccctccctctccactAGCGTGACATCTTCTCTCCTCGCTAGATCTTTCCAGCGACATAAAAGCATGCGGTTGTACCCTGTCTCTTGACCCCTTTTCCCTCTCAGCTACCGTCCTGTTTCTCTGCTCCCCATTTATAGCAGACTCCTCACAAAGGTTAGGTACACTCGCGGCTTCccagtctcccctcccacccgcTCAAGAGCCGCCCTCCCTTCCCGGCACTTCACTAAAGCGGCTCTGCTCAAGGTCACCGGTGACCTCCATGGAGGAGAGCGGGGTCAGCTCTGAGGCCTCGCCTGATGGGACTCGTCAGCGTCTCTGGGCCCAGGAGCGCCCCTCCTCCTCGCCTGTGCTCCTGGTCTTCCTCTCGCGtcactgcttcctcctcctccccctctccctggccTGCTCAGAGAGGGGGGCCCCAGGCCCTTCCCTTTCCATGCCCCGGCCCCTCCGCCTCATTCCGCTCCATCTCCCCGGGTCTCGCTCCAGCCGGGAGCCCCTGCCCCAAGTTCAGACTCCAAGCCCACTGTCCTCCACGTCTTCCACCGGCCCCTCACCTGCATCGCTGCCCTGCCTGCACCCTGGGCCCCTTGCTGCCGCCCTTACCTCCTCACCTGCCTGCACCGCAACAGCCAGGCTCACCTGGCCACATGCAAGTCAGAAGGCGGCACTCCTCTCACGGGTGCCAGggtcctcccctctcctcctctggggGCTGCCTCCAgacctcctctcttctctgcagCTTTCTCTCATCCCCAGCTCACAGCCACACCACACAGCCTGCCCTACCTGCTGGCACTGAACCCCAGCCGCCCCCCCAGGAGGCCTGCAGGGCAGCGGGCTGGGGGATGGACAGGGACCCTTCAGCCCCATGATGGGAGCGCCCTGCCCGGGCCTCCTTGGAGCTGTCCCGCGGTGCTGAGCACAACGGTCCCTGAACTGGCCCCTCTGGCCTTGTCCACAGCCCCCTCAGAGCCAGATCCCCCCCATCCCACCACGCCACCACCTGGGGACTGGTGGCTTGGGCACATCCATGGGACCAAGCTGGGAAATCACCCTCCGGTGACAAAGTAGATCAGTCTGTGCCATCTCGTCTGTGAGGGTGCAGAACAGGCTGGATTGTTCCCAACTCTTAGAGGGGGACACTGAACACACCGGAGGGTTGATGTGCTCCCAGGGGAGGGTGTCCAACAGACACAGAACCAATTCACCCTCTGTCCCCTGGGGCTGCTCcagcccccgggccccagggTCGCTGTGCCAGGCTGGGACACGGCTGTCACCTCCGCCTGCAAGGCCTGGTATTGggcccctctgtctcctcccGGCTAAGTGCTTCTCCGTGCTGTGTCCTCACCTCATCCTCACGGGCCCTGATCCCACCTGCAGGCTGGGCTCCCGCGGTCCCCCCTCTGCACAGCCTAGCATCAACTTTCCACCCAGAGTGACCACATCACCCTCCCCGGCCGCTGCTGTGAGCTGGGCCCGGCGTCAGAGACTGTGCAGGAGGCCCTGCCAAGCTCCCCGGGCTCCTCTGTCCCAGTCTTCCCGGGAGCAGTGCCGAGGGGCCCACCCTTCGGCGCCCTCTGCCCTCCTTGTTTTCGGGCCCTGGGCCCTCGGGGGTTGGCCTCGCGGTTCCCCTGTCAGCCCCGGGGGGATGGGGGCACCGCGGCCTTGCAGGGTGCGCCCTGGGGCCGCCTCTGGGCCAGCCGCACTGCCCTCTGTCGCCCCCGGGGCCGTGGCCCCCCCAGGTCCCGCCGTGCCCCCGGAGCCCCCATTCCCGGACATCTACGGCGGGGATGCGCAGCTCTGGGCGGCCCACTTCCGCGGCATCGGGCGCGCCTACCGCGCGCTGGGCAAGGAGGATGACTTCGCCATCCGCGTGCTCACCGAGGACTTCACGCTGCCCTTCCCGTTCGCCTGGCCACCGGGGCCCGACCCGGCCCGCGGGCCGCTCTTCTACGACCCGCACGACCGCGCGGGCTTCGACTTCCTGCTGCGCGGCCCGGGCGCGCCGCCCCCTGCGCTGCTGCGGCCCCTGCACGCCACGGCCCAGGCCGCCCTGCGCAAGCGGCGCCTCGAGCGCCTGGCCCTGAGCTACGCCAGCGCGGGCGCGCCCTGGCCCGGCCTGCTGCTGCTGGCACctgcgcccggccccgccgccttCCCGGGGCCCGAGGCCGCCCCCGCCGGGGCCCCCGGGCTGGGCTAGCTGCAACCACGCCGCCAATAAAGCATTGCTCTGCTCCGCTCGTCCAGGCTCTTCGCTGGGCATCCCCGGGCAGGCGGGACAGGGGGCTGAGCCCGGGGCGCGACCCGGTCGCCGGTGCTGCCCGGGAGCCACCCGGGGCTCCAGGGCACATCGAGTGAAGGAGTGAGGTCAGAATAGCCCCTGGCGCAGGCTGTCGGAGGGATGGGGCCCGGGATGGGGGCTTGTGGCCGGGCGGCCACCCGCAGGGCCTGCATTCTGGACCCCAGAGCTGGGGGTGGTTGCTCATCCCACAGATCAGGACACTGAGGCCCTGAAGGAGCATGGGGATCGGGTTCCCTGCACACCCGACCTCCAGTTCAGTGGTTTCTCCTTCCTCCAAGATGAGAGTTCTGGGGGGATGGGGAGCCTCCTCTTATGTCCCCCAAAGCCTCTGGTGGGCCCAGAACAACCACCGGCGAGCCAGCCTCCATCCCGGGTGCGCCTCCCGCTGTGGGGCGGCTCCAGCAGCACAGAGCCTCCGCACGCATGGCCCTGGCAGGTTTCTCGGCCGACCCCGGGGGCCAGAGGCTTAGGTGtcctcctggggggtggggtggggggggattcCAGGTGTGCCGGGGAGACGGGCGCCCTGGGAGGGTGCGTTCTCACTCCGGTGCAGACAGAAtccaggttctttttttcctttcttctgatctGGGAGTTATTTATAGCTTCCCAGTCGTGGGCAGAAATGGTTTTTCCAGAGCCTTGCTTGGTTTGCTTGGAGAACCAGTGACAGGAAGGGCTCACCTCTGGAAGAGAAGGAGGTCCCTGGGCTCTGGGAGAGGGGTCCCCagctttccctccacccctccaggCTCCTTCCACCTGTCGactttgtcttttccattttattgggaTGCACAACAGTTCCTTTGTAATATCTGTGCGTCTGGCTCCCCATGGGGCAACAGCAGTAATGACACCAGGTGCTGTGCCTCCTATGTTGTGTATTAATTGTTTAGGTCCACCCAGGAGCAGTCCCTAAACATGGATCCGAATGCAGTTTATTTGAGAGTTGACACTCAAGTGGGCGAGCAAGGAAGtgacagaggagggaaggaaggcctTGGCAGGTGCGAAGCCCAGAGAATTAACCCTCTGGACACCGGGGGGTCCCCGTGGGGGCCCTGGGAGACGGCGCTGGGTGCTGATGCATGCCCCACCCCAGGGGCAAGACAGACAGGGGTCTATCTCCACCCCCGGGGCGGCTCCTCTGACGGCTCCACCGGCCCTGTGGGGACAGAGCTCGTGCATCTCCCAAAACAGCAGAAACAGAGTCGCCATTGAAAGATTCCTGAAACAAGCTGGCAGAGGAATTTTATGGCCGCAGGGAGTAATGACAAAAATTCAGGATTTCTgcttagtattttttctttaagtagaatttttttttctagaaatgtattttttttttttataaatctagtTGATGAAAGGATATTATTACTCGGGAACAGATTGGAAATAAAAGCGCTGGTCCTTTGCCACCACTTGTTCGAGAGGCATTGACCAAGGGCACAAAGATCCCAGATGAGTTACCTGATGAAGACACTCACatgatcagaaagaaaaaaaaaaaagtaaaaggcgGCAATAAGTgctaggaagaaaatgagaaggggCGGACGGTATTTCACACAGGGTGGTCAGGAAGGGAGCTGCAGGGCGGGGGACGCAGAGCCCCTCTCTTCACGGGGGCACAGGCTTCTCGGTCCCAGGGCCCTTGCACAACCACAGCCTTATGTCATCCTCATGGCACCTCCGTGGAGATGGCAGACAGACGAGGACATGGAGGCCTCGAGAGGGCACAGGGCTTGCCCAGGGGCATGAGGCCATGTGTTCTAGAACTCAGTTAAAACCACGGCCTGCCCTAACAGGCTTAAACTACAAAAGGTTCAAAAATGGTTTATAAAACTGGAAGATCCAGAAATAAACTGAGCTTCAGGTAAGGTTCGATCCAGGACTCAAGCCTTGCTTCGGGCAGTAGCGCACATTGGCTGGCTTGGGCCCGTGTTgcctgaaccccccccccccccgcccccagttcCCTTGACTGGGTTGTAAGGACCGGGCCTGGAGCACCGTGCAAGCCTCGataggggaggagggaggagtgaTGGGGGACGGCCTCCGTGTCCATCCCAGCCGAGAGGCATGGGCATTTGGCCCCAGGGCTGACGACATCTTCCAAATCACACGTTTTCTCTTCCAGTCAGATGTGCTGGTCCCACGGAGGAGCGTGGTCAGAAAAACTAACGTCTGCCCTTCAGTGTAGAGCGGGGTGGAAAACCTGAGTAGTGTTCTGAGCACggggggcaggtgctgggtcCAGTGCTGGGGCCGAGCGTTCAGGCGGGGGAGGCGCAG
This Canis lupus dingo isolate Sandy chromosome 13, ASM325472v2, whole genome shotgun sequence DNA region includes the following protein-coding sequences:
- the LOC125752365 gene encoding uncharacterized protein LOC125752365; the encoded protein is MQFADMASPLSDPSPVGLPPAPVAPPGPAVPPEPPFPDIYGGDAQLWAAHFRGIGRAYRALGKEDDFAIRVLTEDFTLPFPFAWPPGPDPARGPLFYDPHDRAGFDFLLRGPGAPPPALLRPLHATAQAALRKRRLERLALSYASAGAPWPGLLLLAPAPGPAAFPGPEAAPAGAPGLG